GAAACATTTCCGACTTTGCTCGAGTGAACAGTAACCTCAAAGCGGCCGGAATCCATGACGGCACTTACAGACCCCAAGTTCGAAACCTCACCGCAGCCGCCGTCACCGCAGCCGCTACTGTTTCGAAAGCCTTTGCTCTTCCTGCTAACCATATTGACTTCGACAACGGTTGGCAATCTGTCTCTGATACTGCACAGGGCGACTTCAACACAAACTATGAAATGCGGGCATTTGTGACTAACTGGGCATACCTTATCGTGGATAACATCGTGGCTTTGTATCCAATGTATGACCCCACGGCAAATAGTTCGGTTCACGACTTGGGTGCCAACGAGGCATACGTCTTCACCTTCAACAGGAAGCCTGCACTCGCGGAAAATGGCTTCTGGAGTCTGACATTATACAACGCGGACAAGTTTCTCATTAAAAACTCACTGAATCGGTCCTCTCTTGGTGATCGATCGAACCTTACCTACGCCGATGGCATTCCTGTGTATGGGGACGATCACCGGGACGGGCCTTTCCAGCTTCTCATCCAGCCAGCCGATATCGAACCCCCTGCCAATTGGACATCCAAGTGAGTTAGCTGATAAGTCCATTTCACTGTATAGTAACTGACGCTTTATAGTTGGTTACCGGGACCATCTGGTGGTGGGCAAATTGACATAAACCGTAAGTCCCGCATTCTTTCAGCTTTGCAACCTTGATATTAATGTAGCCGATAGTTCGCTTCTACGGACCGGGCGAAGGACTGCAGGACGATTCCTGGGAATACCCAGTAGTGGAGAAGCAGCAGGCAATCTCCGGTACCGGTGCTTAGAAATAGTATTAGGGCTATCGTCCTTGCATTTGGAGATTTTTCTCTAGATATGAATGTTGATACGAGAACTGGAAGTTATGAGATATTGAGGAAAATTCAGGATCCGTTTGGAAGAATGCGAGTATATCATACAAACTGCTGCTTAGTTTGGTACTGCTAGCTATAAGAATGAACCATTTATGGACATCATAGTGCTGAGCTCGTCGTAGAGTCATCGTTTCACGGGATGTTCGGTTTATTCCATCTACCCTGAGTTGACGCTCAAACTACGGAAGAATGCCCATGGTGAAGAACTACAGACGAGAGTCATGGCTCATTTGCTAATATTGTGCTGAATACCATTCGAAATTTATTGATATCGCTGTTGCTACGAGTCTTCAGCCGACTTTGTCTCTATGCATATCCTAAATTCCAAAAATTCTCAATATTCTTCTCCgtatcctcatccacataGGCTGGAGGCTCCGCAAACGTGACATTCTCACCATGTAACTCCGCAATCTTGCCCGTCAACGACTCATCGGCTACGAGTTGTGCCACTGCATTTGTTGCAGTAGACATCGGCGTTAAAATCATTGACTTGAATAAATCATTACTTGGCGCAATATTCGTTGCTATTATCCATTAGTTAGACCAATCATCTATTCCCCTGGCGTGTAGAGGACGCGCAGAGTATTCAAATCAACTTACCGATCACAGCAGGAGCCAATGCATTGATCCGGATCTTTTCAGCTACCAACGGGCGAGCCAGAGATCGTACGAGGTTGACCACACCAGCTTTCGTGGTTGCATACATCGGCGCCATGGGGAATGGATAGAGGCCTGCATTTGAGGCAGTACAGACGATCAATCCGTTTGAAGAAGCTGCTGGATCTTTTGTCGCGTTTTTGTACATGTAGTGGATGGCAAGATGGACAGCTGTTGAGATGGGCAAATTACCATTACTGTTCCACCCACAGTTCTCAAT
The sequence above is a segment of the Aspergillus flavus chromosome 4, complete sequence genome. Coding sequences within it:
- a CDS encoding putative short chain dehydrogenase/reductase — protein: MSPRSIVITASLILRSGGASGIGLGITRHFISQPETHITVLDINPKTGAQTLQELQAEHPSASISFEECDVSSWESQAAVFEKIYAEQGRIDIVFANAGITEKGSLLPAKHDGNEGPPKPNLATLSVNLVGAIYTVHLAIHYMYKNATKDPAASSNGLIVCTASNAGLYPFPMAPMYATTKAGVVNLVRSLARPLVAEKIRINALAPAVIATNIAPSNDLFKSMILTPMSTATNAVAQLVADESLTGKIAELHGENVTFAEPPAYVDEDTEKNIENFWNLGYA